In Tachysurus fulvidraco isolate hzauxx_2018 chromosome 11, HZAU_PFXX_2.0, whole genome shotgun sequence, one DNA window encodes the following:
- the gab2 gene encoding GRB2-associated-binding protein 2 isoform X1 — MSGGEIICQGWLRKSPPEKKLRRYAWKKRWFILRSGRMSGDPDVLEYYKNDHAKKPIRIIDLHCCEQVDAGLTFKRKEFQDSFVFDIKTAERTFYLVAETEDEMNRWVRSICQLCGFNQSEDIHDDRPPTSHMHRSMAGDLNSSLFSSSSGERKMTVPSHSSQPMLFTFDMPIRHSHAPLSNSAPQDYLLLHQCMSRKSESTRSASFSQAQRGSLLLGSDSTVQRLAHGVSQCLNGTGSQLHSSYSLPKSNKHQQLVVHADSPHEACYVLPRAHSAEEPSDLESDEIYTYKTPSNALATMQFNDHRPTDNYDLPGTPGSIYQIPRTFDRNHNALTPNSADSTGGNPPPRPPKPSLNSDTRWGSPQSLVGQNGDMTNVSVIPRRNTLPAVENFKLQRGSSFETSNQRLHYFNNSGQSVESVNDGFSSYLREKTPLTRSNSGNSEDNYVPMNPGSSTSPLNAALADSPKNNYIPMSPGPHHFDFPGFSATLPARKGSTASMCYRPGRVSDVTPPPINRNLKPNRKVKPSPLDLRSNGIIDELPFKSPVTLSWSRPVPVLNSISSQHCRPISTQSITSTDSADSEENYVAMQNPASTSPAVSGTSSPASRKGCNVDYLALDFQSGSPGPHRKPSTSSATSDEKVDYVQVDKEKTQALQNTMQEWTDVRQSSEPTKGIKS; from the exons GCCTGGAAGAAGCGCTGGTTTATCCTACGCAGTGGGCGCATGAGTGGAGACCCAGATGTTCTGGAGTACTACAAGAATGACCATGCCAAAAAGCCCATACGCATTATTGATCTACACTGCTGTGAGCAGGTCGACGCAGGACTCACTTTCAAACGTAAAGAGTTCCAGGACAGTTTTGTGTTTGATATCAAAACAGCGGAACGCACCTTCTACCTGGTGGCAGAGACAGAAGATGAAATGAACCGCTGGGTTCGTTCCATCTGCCAGCTTTGCGGATTCAATCAGTCTGAAGACATCCATG ATGATAGGCCACCTACTTCCCACATGCATCGGTCCATGGCTGGTGACCTCAACAGTTCTCTGTTCTCTAGCTCCTCTGGTGAACGGAAGATGACTGTGCCATCACACTCCAGCCAACCAATGCTGTTCACCTTTGACATGCCAATACGCCACTCCCATGCCCCTCTATCCAACAGTGCCCCCCAGGACTACCTCCTTCTTCACCAGTGTATGAGCCGGAAAAGTGAGAGCACCCG GAGTGCCAGTTTCTCACAGGCACAGCGTGGCAGTCTGTTGTTGGGCAGTGACTCAACAGTGCAGCGTCTTGCTCATGGCGTTTCACAGTGTCTGAATGGGACAGGCTCTCAATTGCATAGCTCTTACAGCCTTCCCAAAtccaacaaacaccaacagCTAGTGGTACATGCAGATTCACCCCACGAGGCCTGCTATGTGCTGCCCCGAGCCCACAGTGCCGAGGAGCCTTCTGACCTGGAATCTGATGAGATTTACACCTATAAGACACCCAGTAATGCCCTCGCCACCATGCAATTCAACGACCACCGCCCTACAGACAACTATGACCTGCCTGGCACACCTGGCTCTATCTATCAGATACCTCGCACATTTGATAGGAACCACAATGCTCTGACGCCCAACAGTGCAGATTCAACGGGTGGCAACCCACCACCCAGACCACCAAAACCCAGCCTGAACTCAGACACACGCTGGGGAAGCCCGCAGTCCCTCGTAGGACAGAATGGAGACATGACTAATGTGTCTGTCATCCCAAGGAGAAACACTCTTCCAGCTGTGGAGAACTTCAAGCTTCAGAGAG GATCCTCCTTTGAGACCAGCAATCAGCGTCTGCACTATTTTAATAACTCTGGTCAATCAGTAGAATCTGTCAATGATGGCTTCAGCTCCTACCTG agagaaaaaactcCACTTACCCGCTCAAACAGTGGAAATTCTGAAGACAACTATGTGCCTATGAACCCTGGCTCCTCCACCTCCCCTCTCAACGCTGCCCTGGCTGACAGCCCCAAGAACAACTACATTCCCATGAGTCCTGGTCCACACCACTTTGACTTCCCTGGATTCTCTGCCACTCTGCCAGCCAGGAAAGGCAGTACAGCGTCAATGTGCTACCGACCAGGCCGTGTGAGTGACGTCACGCCTCCACCAATCAACCGCAACCTTAAGCCCAACAGAAAAG TAAAGCCATCACCTCTGGACCTGAGGAGCAATGGCATCATTGATGAGCTTCCTTTTAAGAGCCCTGTGACCTTGTCCTGGAGCAGACCTGT GCCTGTTTTGAACTCCATCTCCTCACAACACTGTCGACCCATCTCCACTCAGAGCATCACCAGCACTGATTCTGCAGACAGTGAGGAAAATTATGTGGCAATG CAAAACCCAGCATCTACCTCGCCAGCGGTGAGTGGTACCAGCAGCCCTGCTTCTAGAAAAGGTTGTAACGTCGACTACTTGGCTCTGGATTTCCAGTCTGGATCCCCTGGTCCACACAGAAAG CCTTCCACGTCTTCCGCGACATCAGATGAGAAGGTCGACTATGTTCAGGTGGACAAGGAGAAGACGCAGGCCCTTCAGAACACCATGCAGGAGTGGACAGACGTCCGGCAGTCCAGTGAGCCGACCAAAGGCATTAAATCCTGA
- the gab2 gene encoding GRB2-associated-binding protein 2 isoform X2, which yields MSGDPDVLEYYKNDHAKKPIRIIDLHCCEQVDAGLTFKRKEFQDSFVFDIKTAERTFYLVAETEDEMNRWVRSICQLCGFNQSEDIHDDRPPTSHMHRSMAGDLNSSLFSSSSGERKMTVPSHSSQPMLFTFDMPIRHSHAPLSNSAPQDYLLLHQCMSRKSESTRSASFSQAQRGSLLLGSDSTVQRLAHGVSQCLNGTGSQLHSSYSLPKSNKHQQLVVHADSPHEACYVLPRAHSAEEPSDLESDEIYTYKTPSNALATMQFNDHRPTDNYDLPGTPGSIYQIPRTFDRNHNALTPNSADSTGGNPPPRPPKPSLNSDTRWGSPQSLVGQNGDMTNVSVIPRRNTLPAVENFKLQRGSSFETSNQRLHYFNNSGQSVESVNDGFSSYLREKTPLTRSNSGNSEDNYVPMNPGSSTSPLNAALADSPKNNYIPMSPGPHHFDFPGFSATLPARKGSTASMCYRPGRVSDVTPPPINRNLKPNRKVKPSPLDLRSNGIIDELPFKSPVTLSWSRPVPVLNSISSQHCRPISTQSITSTDSADSEENYVAMQNPASTSPAVSGTSSPASRKGCNVDYLALDFQSGSPGPHRKPSTSSATSDEKVDYVQVDKEKTQALQNTMQEWTDVRQSSEPTKGIKS from the exons ATGAGTGGAGACCCAGATGTTCTGGAGTACTACAAGAATGACCATGCCAAAAAGCCCATACGCATTATTGATCTACACTGCTGTGAGCAGGTCGACGCAGGACTCACTTTCAAACGTAAAGAGTTCCAGGACAGTTTTGTGTTTGATATCAAAACAGCGGAACGCACCTTCTACCTGGTGGCAGAGACAGAAGATGAAATGAACCGCTGGGTTCGTTCCATCTGCCAGCTTTGCGGATTCAATCAGTCTGAAGACATCCATG ATGATAGGCCACCTACTTCCCACATGCATCGGTCCATGGCTGGTGACCTCAACAGTTCTCTGTTCTCTAGCTCCTCTGGTGAACGGAAGATGACTGTGCCATCACACTCCAGCCAACCAATGCTGTTCACCTTTGACATGCCAATACGCCACTCCCATGCCCCTCTATCCAACAGTGCCCCCCAGGACTACCTCCTTCTTCACCAGTGTATGAGCCGGAAAAGTGAGAGCACCCG GAGTGCCAGTTTCTCACAGGCACAGCGTGGCAGTCTGTTGTTGGGCAGTGACTCAACAGTGCAGCGTCTTGCTCATGGCGTTTCACAGTGTCTGAATGGGACAGGCTCTCAATTGCATAGCTCTTACAGCCTTCCCAAAtccaacaaacaccaacagCTAGTGGTACATGCAGATTCACCCCACGAGGCCTGCTATGTGCTGCCCCGAGCCCACAGTGCCGAGGAGCCTTCTGACCTGGAATCTGATGAGATTTACACCTATAAGACACCCAGTAATGCCCTCGCCACCATGCAATTCAACGACCACCGCCCTACAGACAACTATGACCTGCCTGGCACACCTGGCTCTATCTATCAGATACCTCGCACATTTGATAGGAACCACAATGCTCTGACGCCCAACAGTGCAGATTCAACGGGTGGCAACCCACCACCCAGACCACCAAAACCCAGCCTGAACTCAGACACACGCTGGGGAAGCCCGCAGTCCCTCGTAGGACAGAATGGAGACATGACTAATGTGTCTGTCATCCCAAGGAGAAACACTCTTCCAGCTGTGGAGAACTTCAAGCTTCAGAGAG GATCCTCCTTTGAGACCAGCAATCAGCGTCTGCACTATTTTAATAACTCTGGTCAATCAGTAGAATCTGTCAATGATGGCTTCAGCTCCTACCTG agagaaaaaactcCACTTACCCGCTCAAACAGTGGAAATTCTGAAGACAACTATGTGCCTATGAACCCTGGCTCCTCCACCTCCCCTCTCAACGCTGCCCTGGCTGACAGCCCCAAGAACAACTACATTCCCATGAGTCCTGGTCCACACCACTTTGACTTCCCTGGATTCTCTGCCACTCTGCCAGCCAGGAAAGGCAGTACAGCGTCAATGTGCTACCGACCAGGCCGTGTGAGTGACGTCACGCCTCCACCAATCAACCGCAACCTTAAGCCCAACAGAAAAG TAAAGCCATCACCTCTGGACCTGAGGAGCAATGGCATCATTGATGAGCTTCCTTTTAAGAGCCCTGTGACCTTGTCCTGGAGCAGACCTGT GCCTGTTTTGAACTCCATCTCCTCACAACACTGTCGACCCATCTCCACTCAGAGCATCACCAGCACTGATTCTGCAGACAGTGAGGAAAATTATGTGGCAATG CAAAACCCAGCATCTACCTCGCCAGCGGTGAGTGGTACCAGCAGCCCTGCTTCTAGAAAAGGTTGTAACGTCGACTACTTGGCTCTGGATTTCCAGTCTGGATCCCCTGGTCCACACAGAAAG CCTTCCACGTCTTCCGCGACATCAGATGAGAAGGTCGACTATGTTCAGGTGGACAAGGAGAAGACGCAGGCCCTTCAGAACACCATGCAGGAGTGGACAGACGTCCGGCAGTCCAGTGAGCCGACCAAAGGCATTAAATCCTGA
- the gab2 gene encoding GRB2-associated-binding protein 2 isoform X3: MHRSMAGDLNSSLFSSSSGERKMTVPSHSSQPMLFTFDMPIRHSHAPLSNSAPQDYLLLHQCMSRKSESTRSASFSQAQRGSLLLGSDSTVQRLAHGVSQCLNGTGSQLHSSYSLPKSNKHQQLVVHADSPHEACYVLPRAHSAEEPSDLESDEIYTYKTPSNALATMQFNDHRPTDNYDLPGTPGSIYQIPRTFDRNHNALTPNSADSTGGNPPPRPPKPSLNSDTRWGSPQSLVGQNGDMTNVSVIPRRNTLPAVENFKLQRGSSFETSNQRLHYFNNSGQSVESVNDGFSSYLREKTPLTRSNSGNSEDNYVPMNPGSSTSPLNAALADSPKNNYIPMSPGPHHFDFPGFSATLPARKGSTASMCYRPGRVSDVTPPPINRNLKPNRKVKPSPLDLRSNGIIDELPFKSPVTLSWSRPVPVLNSISSQHCRPISTQSITSTDSADSEENYVAMQNPASTSPAVSGTSSPASRKGCNVDYLALDFQSGSPGPHRKPSTSSATSDEKVDYVQVDKEKTQALQNTMQEWTDVRQSSEPTKGIKS, translated from the exons ATGCATCGGTCCATGGCTGGTGACCTCAACAGTTCTCTGTTCTCTAGCTCCTCTGGTGAACGGAAGATGACTGTGCCATCACACTCCAGCCAACCAATGCTGTTCACCTTTGACATGCCAATACGCCACTCCCATGCCCCTCTATCCAACAGTGCCCCCCAGGACTACCTCCTTCTTCACCAGTGTATGAGCCGGAAAAGTGAGAGCACCCG GAGTGCCAGTTTCTCACAGGCACAGCGTGGCAGTCTGTTGTTGGGCAGTGACTCAACAGTGCAGCGTCTTGCTCATGGCGTTTCACAGTGTCTGAATGGGACAGGCTCTCAATTGCATAGCTCTTACAGCCTTCCCAAAtccaacaaacaccaacagCTAGTGGTACATGCAGATTCACCCCACGAGGCCTGCTATGTGCTGCCCCGAGCCCACAGTGCCGAGGAGCCTTCTGACCTGGAATCTGATGAGATTTACACCTATAAGACACCCAGTAATGCCCTCGCCACCATGCAATTCAACGACCACCGCCCTACAGACAACTATGACCTGCCTGGCACACCTGGCTCTATCTATCAGATACCTCGCACATTTGATAGGAACCACAATGCTCTGACGCCCAACAGTGCAGATTCAACGGGTGGCAACCCACCACCCAGACCACCAAAACCCAGCCTGAACTCAGACACACGCTGGGGAAGCCCGCAGTCCCTCGTAGGACAGAATGGAGACATGACTAATGTGTCTGTCATCCCAAGGAGAAACACTCTTCCAGCTGTGGAGAACTTCAAGCTTCAGAGAG GATCCTCCTTTGAGACCAGCAATCAGCGTCTGCACTATTTTAATAACTCTGGTCAATCAGTAGAATCTGTCAATGATGGCTTCAGCTCCTACCTG agagaaaaaactcCACTTACCCGCTCAAACAGTGGAAATTCTGAAGACAACTATGTGCCTATGAACCCTGGCTCCTCCACCTCCCCTCTCAACGCTGCCCTGGCTGACAGCCCCAAGAACAACTACATTCCCATGAGTCCTGGTCCACACCACTTTGACTTCCCTGGATTCTCTGCCACTCTGCCAGCCAGGAAAGGCAGTACAGCGTCAATGTGCTACCGACCAGGCCGTGTGAGTGACGTCACGCCTCCACCAATCAACCGCAACCTTAAGCCCAACAGAAAAG TAAAGCCATCACCTCTGGACCTGAGGAGCAATGGCATCATTGATGAGCTTCCTTTTAAGAGCCCTGTGACCTTGTCCTGGAGCAGACCTGT GCCTGTTTTGAACTCCATCTCCTCACAACACTGTCGACCCATCTCCACTCAGAGCATCACCAGCACTGATTCTGCAGACAGTGAGGAAAATTATGTGGCAATG CAAAACCCAGCATCTACCTCGCCAGCGGTGAGTGGTACCAGCAGCCCTGCTTCTAGAAAAGGTTGTAACGTCGACTACTTGGCTCTGGATTTCCAGTCTGGATCCCCTGGTCCACACAGAAAG CCTTCCACGTCTTCCGCGACATCAGATGAGAAGGTCGACTATGTTCAGGTGGACAAGGAGAAGACGCAGGCCCTTCAGAACACCATGCAGGAGTGGACAGACGTCCGGCAGTCCAGTGAGCCGACCAAAGGCATTAAATCCTGA